Part of the Impatiens glandulifera chromosome 8, dImpGla2.1, whole genome shotgun sequence genome is shown below.
TCTTTGATTCAATCTTCCCTTTTTTGAGTTCAAGTACCTGTTACTAGAAAAGAGACTAAGACGTCAGCCGGGTATAAATATGGAAACTTCTCTGCCATTTGGATCGGAGAATTTATGGAGGAAATCGGGTTTTAAATTCCCAGAAACCATCCTGCACACCAGCAAAGAACTTGGTCGTTCCGTTCCTCTCCCTCTGGTCGACTCAATTACATCGACCCTCTCAGAGTTGGGAAACATTTAAGGATGTCACCGGACTTTGTTTTCCTTCTTGAGTTTTCTCAGGAAAAAAGGGAGCTCTTTTCCCTGGCGCAGCGCCCGTGAAGCAAGTAGGCCAATTTGTTTAAGGGATGAACCTGATTGACCCGCCCATTAAGGGCTTTCTGTTCAATAGGAGATAGGGCATTTTCACGTGAAGAAGAATAGGCTCAGGCTAAGGGTCCAAGAATTCTATGAGTAAGAATTATTGGATCATCACTTATTCGATGGTCCCTGAACCCAGCTTGTAGCAAGCCAAAAGTGTGACTTGAGCCTAGCGTCGAGAGAAGGAAAAGACAGAACGCTTCCCTTAGACTCCTGGAGCTCTTCGACTAAACTCGTTGGCTCCGCGTCCACGTCGCTTCGTGCCAACAAAAATATCCGATGAGTAAAGGCCGATCGTTGATGCTCAAGCCGAATAAGCGGGAGATTCGTTCAGGTTTCCAGAAAATAGATTATGCTCCTGCTCCAGTATCTACTCGTTACGGAATCTCAGGTGTCAAAGTGTGGATTTCATATAGTAAAAAAAAGCTTAGAAGGCTTCTCCAAATCCCACGGATGAAGCTGAAGCACCTGGTTTACTCTGTTCTCGCGCGTGAAAAGCAGCATGCAATCTTGCCTTGCTTCACGTGAGCGCACATCGCTCGCTCAAGCTATTTGAAGCAGTAGTTTGAGTTTGAGACCTAGATCCGGATTCGTCATTATCAGTGGTTTTGAAGGAAGGATTAATTTTGGGGACCTGTGGCATTGCCCGCCCCATTCTACTGAAATGCGCACCCCGAAAATGCGAAAGGCATAATCAGAGTGGGTACAAACGGAGTTGAACCCAGACTTGTAAGTTCCAAACATCTTGTTCCCATTTCCCAGTAGCCTTTTGTGGGGTATTCTCATAAGATTCAGGCTCCGCCGGTGGCTATACGAGATTTGGAAAGCGGTGAATACTGTTAGTGAAGCTAGACCGGGAAGTGGGGTATCTTTGGAAAAGAGGTCGACCTTAAGTTCTAGCTTAGACTGCTTTCCATTAGCAGCAGGAAAGGAGTCTATCTATCTGCCTAGCTTTGGTAGATTTCCCCAACGCAATCCACAGAAATTCCACGAATCCCCGCAACTAATAGAAAAAAAACTACTAGACGACTAGACTAGTAGTTGAGTGCTCCTTGTTGTTCGGATCTTGACCGGGTCCGAGCTTCCAAATCAGAAGAAAAAAGGTTATGAAATAAGAACGAAAGATAAACAACAAGCGCAGGAAGGGAACCAGCTTCTATTTCTTCCGTTAAAGGAGATTCGAGAAAAGATGGAATAGGAAGACGTGTTTCCAGAACGAAGAAGATACGAGTTGAGAAGGGGGAGTTAGCAAAGTTAGACACTCATTCATCCTTTCCTCGTCCAGTTAGTTGGATTGGAAGCCTCAGTTGGTACTGTCGATTGATGTAGTCCAACCACCCCTTCTACTTTGGAGTTTAACTTTCAACGAATGGGTCGTTGAGAATTAATTGGTTGGGCTATTTACTCTCTTTTTCTCCTCTCCGTCTGCCTTCAAATAGTAGTTTTCCATAATCATCAGAGTCAGAACAAGATGATGATTTGTGGTTTCATCAGGGATTCATTTCTAATTTTGATAAAACTTCTTCAGAAAAATATCTTCAAGAATGCAAGTACCCGAACGCACGAATCACCGTTCCTCATTAGAGTTCGGAAATTGCCCAGAATCATTGCATTCATTAAAATAAGTTGAGATATTCTGTTTAATCATAGAATATTATCTTTCCTCGTTTCTTcgtgttattaattaatttctctcactatttttattaattaattaatttatctttcgtcatttttattaattattttctctcttttctattaattaatttttttcttttttttaaaccctaaattcttaAACCTTACATTCTAAAtagaaaatagataaattagtaaaagagataaattaattaataggagagataaaataattaattagtagtaaaaaaaaattaattagtgagaTAGAAAAGAATTAATGAAAGAgactgaaataaataaattaattaattaataaggaGAGTgggagaaattaattaattaatgaggaaagtgagaaaattaatttaaaaaaagagaaaaaaatattctgTTTAAACTGAATATCCAATATTCGcgtcccctatcattactctataaATTAAACATCAAATATATCActcttaacaaatattatatatttatatttttactttaaatgtTGTCATATTTAGCATGAatctttaattttagttcatttTCATCTTAGACTTttgtatcaaataaaatttatatataactattgtttttaatttatttagatagattgacctatttttttttatctatttttttttattttataatttaatataaagaaacaatttttttgtttattattaatttcagttttcttataaacattttatgaaattttaactAACCATTGATGAGGCCATCCCAAACTATAAAtccatttttaaaatcaaaattcaataaGTCACGTAAACCGCTCTACCCTGAAAAAAAATTCCCGGAGATGCTTTTAGCCGTTCTAATTAGGAATGGAAATTAGAACggaacaattttttattttttatttttgtgaaagaAGACATAGATTAAAAGGCTGAGATTGATTAATCAAAGTGGGCTGAAAAGGGCTTTGTTAGTTGAAATAGGGCATCATTTCTCCAAAGTCCACAGTATTTTTGTGGGACCAAATGAGTCGGCCCATTTAAGAAAGCTGGACCATATTTATTTAACTGTTACCCAGAAAATTAACTATTCAATGTGATTTTCCCTCATAAATCCTgctattttatatttgaaaaaaaatataatttgagttATATGCTTTTTCTTTAAGGCCTCGTTTGAGAAAGTGATTAATACtaggttttgtttgggtttttTCCCAAAACCCATGCTGGactaaaattaagaaaaaaatagttttaaattttttttactaaattaccCTTActctctatatttttatttaataattaatttagattaaaaaaagtaaaaataattttggtatttaaaatgattgattaaataattgatataatggttgtgttttgaaataaaaatctatttttttattatttaacttgattaaagtgatttttaatttttttatagaaaaaactAACATAATTATTGAAATTCTAAGTAAATATTGAATTAGTAATTTCGGTACTTAAAAACCACTTCAGTCactagaattattattttaattttagtgttatattttgtgttttatatattatgctGATTCATATTACCTCTCatagaaaatgaaaagaaaaaaatataaatatttttcttttaaattggTTTAGGGTTACAGTAGAGAATGACCTTAAAATAATACACAGGACCGGTAAGTCCGGCAAGCCCTTGAACAGCCCAATCATTAAATtagtaagatattttattaaatttgttatagttttaaacaaaaaaatgttacagTTTAGTGGTGGAAGATAATTATGTAAGTTTTTTAGTTGATTATGGGTTGAAATCTCatcaaaagttatttttttaatccattttttaaattagacatAAGTAACAACAAAAATATCGATTTCTTTTTTACCCGAGGGAGGCTGGGGCAGTCCAAATCTTAGGGCCAACACTGATAATAAATAAGTACTATATGTgtgcttaattttttttttaagtatgcttaacaaaaataaaagaaagattaTAGAGAAAAATGAGTGTATAAAGatgaattttgttattttttaaaaaattaaaaaacaaatagtaaattaaatttaaaaaaaaaattaagaaattataaataatctcaCATTTCTactgtaatatatatttttttttagtagccaaaataaaaataaaagtgatataaaaattataattaaattagactAAACTCTTTTATAGAAAAAGTGGATAAAAAAggtaaatttttaatatatttgaaaatcatgtttgaggaataatttcattatatatataaaatattagataaattatataaatattgagataaaatgttaattaaataaaataagtaaaaataaattagaagtcAAATACATATATTGAGATTgtcaaaaatgaatttattgcctaatactattattaatcaatataataataatttaattacgatttttttttcaaaaatgaaaatagTTGATAAAAAAATGGGAAGTGCAACGTGTCATGTTCTAAATGGTCGAAAGTGTGTTTCTCATATGCTGATACGGCGGGAGATCCTCGCTCTCAATGTAGGCAAAGTCCGCACGTGTTCTTTGACAAAAGGAAGGTCTTGAAATCGGACGGTTGTCATAAATCCATCGGCTTCTCTATGAATTTCAGCCATTAGATGAAACTTTAATTGTAAACCGTCCGATTAAACGAGTGTTATTAATCTTACCGTCAAATATTAACAACAAAATTGAATTTCAAAAGCTGGAGAGGGAGTActgaaagaagaaagaaaaacccATTCGCAGTTTCTCTCACACCCAATCTTGAATCTTCCTCTTTTCTATTCGATTTTCCTCTCAAAATCGGAGAAATTTTCTATCTTTTTCGCATTGAGAAACCATCAAGTTATTGCAATTTGGTTTACGTTTCTTTGATTCGGGTCAATCCGCGattgtgttttcaaataaagatTGGTATTTGTATTGGAAATTTGTTGTTTTCGTGAAAACAACAGATTCTTAAAGCCTTTCAATTGATACCCAGCTACGCCCGATTCAAAATCtgctgatttttttttatgtttcagAGAGAAACATCACTGAATTCGAGTTCagcttttgtttgtttggtttagAAATCGTTGAAATCGATGGAGAAAGCTGAAGGAGGGGATGTGCCGCCGAAAAAACTCGCGAGGCAGCTGGATTTTACAGGACATGGCGCCGCATCCGGAGCTGTCACGTTGCCGGAACATCCTCAGCGGTCGGCGGCGGCTCAACCTCAGCTACTGCGACCGCTGCCTCTTACAATGGCTCAGATGCAGTCACCGACGCAGCAGCAAACGATGCTTTTGATGCCGATGCAAACCCAGATGCCTTATTCTTCCATTCGTCCTGTGTAAGCCTTACTTTTGTGAATCTATATCTCCCATGTATTAGAATCTGAAACTCTCGCGATATATGGGAAAGATGAACGAATTTAATAACCATgtgtctttctttctttctttctaagTTTGAACAATCATCTATATGTATAAACACTTAATAAACTAACACTCCTGGAATAGGAAATCCAACATTATTCCATTATGAGTTGAATTTATGACATTCTCTTGTAATGACTGATCTTCTAACTTTGATGCTGACAAAAGCTTAACTCTTGTGAGCAAATCATTTTGGAACCTCCTGAAGTAGGGATTTCTAACTATTTCTTCCTCTGTTGGCATTTTGTATTATTAGGGTTTGATGCAAGACAATGGTAATATATGATTCTCAATCTTTATCCTGTTTGCAGACTCATTTAGGGCACTGTTTTTGTTTTATGCTCAAGAGTACATAACTAGCAATTCAGGGCATTTATGTAGTGATGGTTTGACTGTGGTTCTTATGAAAagttttctccttttcaagaaaCATAACTgatgatcatttttttttatttcttcagaAAGCCGGAATCTCCCAGGACACGCCAGAGAGCAAATGCTGATGTTAAAGATGGTACTCCAAAGAAGCAAAAGCAGTGTAACTGTAAACATTCAAAATGCTTGAAGCTGTAAGTGTGGATCCAACCatgtatacaaaattattaaaaaaaagtttgttttCAAATGGGCTAGTTGTTTGTACAACTTATGGTCTTGACTTCTCAGATGTGAGCATTGTGTTTCTTATCGGGttgatttgtatttttttatcagGTATTGTGAATGTTTTGCATCTGGCATCTATTGTGATGGGTGCAACTGTACCAATTGCCACAATAATGTTGAACACGAGCCTGCAAGGAGAGAGGCAGTCGAAGCAACCTTAGAGCGGAATCCAAATGCATTCAGACCAAAAATTGCTAGTAGCCCACATGGTGCGAAAGATAGTAGGGTGCGCATCTCTCTTTTTCCTTCTTAATGAGAATTTTATTAAGATCATAGTAAACGCGAAAGTCACATTGACCATGTTAAGAATCAAACTAATTAAGTACATTTCATCACATGTGTGATTCATGCCTTGAACCAGAAGAGTTGTGGCGATGCACTCCATTCATCGAACACACACCTGTTTCTTGGCCGATGCTtgtcttttcttcttttctttctctgtGTCTTGAATCTCTTGATGATGTATCTGTTCGTTATATTGCTTTGTAATGGTTCTTCTGAGTATTGCCCACGGGGCCATGGTTTAGTGGAAAAGAGTCTTACTTTATCAAAAAGAAAAACTTGATGTAGCAACAAAATCTTCACGTGCAACACTTTCCttgttaattataaaacaagTGAACTGTAGGTTCTGGTAGTTAGCTATTTCGCCAATCTAAATGCGACTTCTCATTGTAATTCCTATTTTGAAACTTGTTGGTTAGCTAAAATTCCTATTTTTGAAATACCTTGATTACAGAATCAAGGGCTTGCTTGAATTGAGTACTTAAAACTTAGTAGTGTTTAATATGATTATAGGAGGAAGCTCGGGATGTCTTGGTGTTGGGGAAACACAACAAGGGTTGTCACTGCAAGAAATCTGGATGTCTGAAGAAATATTGCGAGTGTTTTCAAGCAAACATTCTCTGTTCTGAAAATTGCAAATGTATGGACTGCAAAAATTTTGAAGGGAGCGAAGAGAGACAAGCTCTCTTCCAAGGAGAACATACAAATGTCGCTTACCTCCAGCAGGCAACAAATGCTGCCATAACTAATGCCATTGGTTCTTCATCTGGCTTTGGATCCCCTCAATTAACCAAGAAGAGAAAAGGTCAAGAACTCTTCTTTCCCACCAAAGATTCACCCACTCACAAGCTTCCACATTTCCAACAGGTACATATGTTTCAATTTTGAAAAGttgtttgtgatttttttttcattttcgtt
Proteins encoded:
- the LOC124912653 gene encoding protein tesmin/TSO1-like CXC 5, translated to MEKAEGGDVPPKKLARQLDFTGHGAASGAVTLPEHPQRSAAAQPQLLRPLPLTMAQMQSPTQQQTMLLMPMQTQMPYSSIRPVKPESPRTRQRANADVKDGTPKKQKQCNCKHSKCLKLYCECFASGIYCDGCNCTNCHNNVEHEPARREAVEATLERNPNAFRPKIASSPHGAKDSREEARDVLVLGKHNKGCHCKKSGCLKKYCECFQANILCSENCKCMDCKNFEGSEERQALFQGEHTNVAYLQQATNAAITNAIGSSSGFGSPQLTKKRKGQELFFPTKDSPTHKLPHFQQANQVKSSAHSPSMSNIAVGHAANLGPSKFTYRSLLADIIQPEDLKELCSVLVVHSEEAAKTLTDKKDEMDEQTEEQKENSVVSSTQDRLENQKDATERSTTDASPSGIAADRNNNPDSSGSDAAPKEGKPMSPGTLALMCDEQDSIFISASSPKETNHNTSSKLSSGQKMSDIYIEQERIVLTKFRDCLNKLITLGEIKESECSSLARTGLAISNGGSDNECRVGSTTVSENGDTKVKSTHNS